GGCAGGAAAACTCAGAGTCCCGTGTGAGGTGCAAagcccctgctgtgccctgcagggagcgGTTTCGGGGGGCTCCACAGACCGGGGAAACCCGGGGGTTCCACACCCAACCGGGGCACGGTTTGCTGGGGTGTTTGCCCCCATCCTGGGGGTCCTTGGGTCGGTTACCTGGTGGCGGTCAGAAAACTCCTCCCCAGCATCCCAGAACCGCAGCgaggcccagcagcagcggcagcttCTCGGCGGGATGGAGAGCACCCGAACCTGCCGTGCCGAGAGGGCGGtgagtgccagccctgccccggggccGGTGCCCACCGGTGACGGGTGACCGTCACCTCCTGCCGCCCCTTCCGCGCCTCCCTCCGCCCGGCCGGGAGCAGCTCCGCCCCGGTGCCACGGTGAGCCCTGCCCGGTTACCGAGCGGCGGGGATGGGGGGACACGGCCCGGTGCCCCGGAGCCGCTGGGGGTGGCGGCGGCCGCCAGGTGTCGCTGTTCCCGCGGGAATCCCGGCGGAGCGGAGCGCGCCCGGTGCCCGGTGCTGCTCCCGGTGCCGCTCTCGGTGCCCATTGCCGCCCCCCGGTGCCCATTGCCACTTCTGGTTCCTGTTGCTGTTCCCGGTGCCCACTGTCACTGCCGGtgcctgctgccctcccagtgccccccatgacACCCGCTGCTCACCATTGCTGCCATTGTTATTGCCATTGCCGTCGCCATTGCCATTGTCGTTGCCATCACCATTGCCATTGCCATTGCCGTTGCCGTTGCCACCGTCACCGTCCGTGGGTTCCCTCAGCATGGGCTTGGTGGCCTCCAGGGAGCCGTCATGGGGCTCGGGGGTGATGCCCAGCAGCTCGCAGAGGAGGGCGTAGACATTGACGCTTTCGAAGGGCTCCACCTCCAGCCCCTTCTTGAAGGCCGGCCCCACGGCACGGAAGATGGTTTTCATGTTCATTGCCTCGTTGTCAAAGCCGTGCTCTCCTTTGTTGAACTGCACCTTGTACCTCtgcaggggagagcaggaacgtgagcaccccagccctgctgccccccacaCATGCCCCACCTCTCCCACCTCCTGCACCGcgttctgcagctccagggtttGATGGTGTGGTCGGTTCCTTTCAGTTTTGGGAGCTGATCTGTTGGTGTTAAGCTGGAGGTGCCTCCAGCCACCAATCTCAACCAATTACATCCTGCAGGTTCCCTCCCTAAACGTCGGCACAGCCAAATTTTGTTGTACTGAGGAGCGTCCAATGGGAAACTGCCTGCTGGCCTTGATGCTGGGCCTCCCCTTCAGTCAGGCTAGGAGAGGATCCTGCAGTGAATATTCTGCATTCATGCAACTCCTACTCTGAGGTTTCTGGATACTTTTTCTTCTCAACAACAGAGAAGATTATTACACAAAGAGCTGGAATTGATATCTCTATGTATGGAGACCAGTTAGCACAAGGGCCTAAAGCTGGGTGGGTGCTGTGGGAGGGGAGGAGTGAGAGGCACATCCCAAAGGACAGTAGGATGTGCCTGAGCATACACCTTACCCCGTGGATCACATAGCCTGGGTCGCTGTACAGCACAAGTGGGGTGATCCGGGAGTGGTTGGCGTAGTGGAACCTCTTGGGAAACTCTTCCTTCTTGTAAACGTGCAGCTTCGGGTGGGCGTTTTTCAGGGCTGAGTACACTTGCTCCAGTTTCCCTTCCTTGGGCACCAGCAGCCCACTTGGTCCATAATCGAGGAGCTCGAAGTCGAGGTCCCTGAAGGTGAAGTTGGTGACCTTGCGGAGGTAGATCTCGTCGGTTTTCACCACGGTCTCCATGCCGTGGTCGGACGTGATGATGAGGTTCAGGTTGGACTCCAGGCCGCTCTCCCGGATGCGCTGCCTCAAGTAACCCACAGTTCTGTCCACCTGCTTGATcatgtttttcctctgtgtggATTCAGGGCCATACTTGTGTCCTGAGGAGTCTGGCTCCCCAAAGTAGAGCGTGATGAAGTCCAGGTTGTCCACTGTGAACCACTCCATGACGGTGTCGATGCTCTGCCTCCAGTTGGTCTCGTTGCTGTAGTTGAACAACGCAGGTTCCACCAACTTCTTGTACACTTCTTCCTTTTGGTATTTCGCCTTGGTTCCAGGGAAGTGGATGGAGCCTGTCTTCAAACCCTGTGAGTGGAGACATTCCATAAACTCACCTGAACT
This portion of the Zonotrichia leucophrys gambelii isolate GWCS_2022_RI chromosome 18, RI_Zleu_2.0, whole genome shotgun sequence genome encodes:
- the ENPP7 gene encoding ectonucleotide pyrophosphatase/phosphodiesterase family member 7, whose protein sequence is MKMLLSLGLLFAALSLGSCMPLQQTASNRSKLLLVSFDGFRWNYDQDVDTPNLDAMAAEGVKAKYMTPAFVTLTSPCHFTLLTGRYLENHGVIHNMWFDTKTGVRLPYYTTQGISSWWDNGSLPIWITAQRQGLKTGSIHFPGTKAKYQKEEVYKKLVEPALFNYSNETNWRQSIDTVMEWFTVDNLDFITLYFGEPDSSGHKYGPESTQRKNMIKQVDRTVGYLRQRIRESGLESNLNLIITSDHGMETVVKTDEIYLRKVTNFTFRDLDFELLDYGPSGLLVPKEGKLEQVYSALKNAHPKLHVYKKEEFPKRFHYANHSRITPLVLYSDPGYVIHGRYKVQFNKGEHGFDNEAMNMKTIFRAVGPAFKKGLEVEPFESVNVYALLCELLGITPEPHDGSLEATKPMLREPTDGDGGNGNGNGNGNGDGNDNGNGDGNGNNNGSNGEQRVSWGALGGQQAPAVTVGTGNSNRNQKWQWAPGGGNGHRERHREQHRAPGALRSAGIPAGTATPGGRRHPQRLRGTGPCPPIPAAR